GGCAGGGCTCGAGGCCAAATTTCCCTACCTGACCCAGCTCAAGCGGACTTCCTGCGTGACCGGCTCCGAGCCGGTTACGGTCACGGTAGCCGCGCCGTTCCTAAAGTCGCCGCTCACCGTCGCCGTCCAGGGCGTCATTCCGTCGCAGGACACCGTGATGCTCTCGCTGCCGGTGACTTCGGTGGTCGTCCTGCCCTGCTTCTGCGTTTGGCTGAGCGCGATATCCAAAGTGATGTCGGTCGGAGCCGAGCAGCTGACCTCACCGCTCACGGTGGCCGCTCCGGTCGCCCGGCTGACGGTGCCCCTCGAGGTGACGCTCACGGTAACGGGCTCGAGCTCAGGGTCGGGCGCGCGCTCGAAGGCGCCGATGTCGCAGCCCTCGCCCTGGGGCCGGGTGACGCCACGCTGGTCTTTACTCTGCTCGCAAGCCGAGGTGGGAACTGCGTCTATGGCGATGCTGCTAGAGAGGAGCGCGTGCGTAAGGGTAGGGCCGCCGTTGTTCGCCAATGAACCAAGGTTGAGTGCTGCGGCTGTGACGTTCGTCTGGTCGCCTGTTTGGTTAAATTCCTGCGAGAAGTCCACGTTGTCGCCCGCCGCGCCGACGAGGTTGTAGCCGAGGCTGTTGAAGCGGTTGATGGTTGCGAAGGCGCTCACGTCGTTAGCGGTAGTGCCGTCAAGCAGCGTGTTGCCGACGATGCTGCTGCCTTTAACGTCGGTGCGGGTAATACCATTGTTGGTTGACCTAACCCCGCCCCCATTGGACGCGCGGTTATCGGTCATGGTGGTAAAGAAAACGCGGGTGAGACCGCCGAAATTAGCTATCCCCCGCCGCGATCGCTCGCCGTATTGCCAGAAATGGTGCTGTTAAGGATGGTGGTTGAGTTGGTGGTGAGGTTGCTGGCGGTAATCGAGAGAATCCCCCCACCATTACTCGCCGTGTTCCCCGAGATGGTGCTGTCTTTGACGGTTAAGGTGCCCTGGCTATAGATGCCGCCGCCCTCTGAACCGCTGTTTCCCGAGAGGGTGCTGTCTTTGATGGTCAGCAGCGTGCCCAGATTCAAGATGCCGCCGCCAAAGCCACTAAAGTTTCCACCAAACCCGTTCCCGTTCGTGATGCTCAGGTTGCGAAGCTCGAATGCCAACAAGTGTCGGCCACATCCGGCGTATCAATAAGGTGCTCGGCCTCTACGTCCCTTGCAGCGCTTTGTTGGGCGGGGCTTCGCAGGCAAGATAGCTGGTCAGGGCAAGATAGAGCGAACCTCGAGTCCTGCAACGTCGCGAAAATCTTCAGGGTCGTGGGTGATGAGCGGCAGACCATGCCGGAGTGCCGTTGCAGCGATCCAGGCGTCTTGAGGCGCGACGGTTTTGCCGCTCGCACGCTGCCGGGCACGGAGTGTGCCCCACCTGCGACATAGCGCTGCGTCGCTCGGAATGACCAGGTAGCGGGAAAGGGTCTGCTCGAGGCTAGCGACTCGCTTATCCCCCCAGTGACGTATGGCAGCCCATTCGTAAAGTTCAGCGACCGTCATGAACGAAAGAGCGAGGCGATGTCCTTGCAAGAAGGGGGCATAGTCACGAGCGCGCGTGTCACCCTTAAACACGAACGAGACGACGTTCGTGTCCAGCAAGACGGTGCTCATGCAGCCGACATGCGCTCGCTTCGCCTTCTCTTGGCAATAAACCGGTTGAACTCATCTGCCGACTCGTCCTCCGGCCAGAAGTCGACGGCCAGGCTACGAACATCCGTCACCACCTGGACCTTCTGTTGTTCGATGAGCGCCTCGAGCGAGGAGGACGCCCAAAAAACCGCTGCTT
This is a stretch of genomic DNA from Deinococcota bacterium. It encodes these proteins:
- a CDS encoding type II toxin-antitoxin system VapC family toxin; its protein translation is MSTVLLDTNVVSFVFKGDTRARDYAPFLQGHRLALSFMTVAELYEWAAIRHWGDKRVASLEQTLSRYLVIPSDAALCRRWGTLRARQRASGKTVAPQDAWIAATALRHGLPLITHDPEDFRDVAGLEVRSILP